DNA from Thermoplasmata archaeon:
CTTTGTTTTGATTCTATACCGATAATATAAAAGGTTAATAAATAATATTTATTAATTTTGTACATACAATCTGTTTTTTATAATATCTATTTATGATGTACAAAGAATTAAAAATATATATTATGTCAGTTCATGATAAAAAAGTATCCCGCTGTTAAGTCCAGAAATAGTTTGGATTTAAAAATCCAAATATTTCATTTTTTCTCTATAAAACTTTTTTATAAACTTTTTATACTAAATAATTATTACAGTTCAAGAAAAAATGATCCCGATATTTATTATATTCAGCAAGCTCAGAAAAATTCTTAAAAAGAACTTTTTCAGAGTTACGGCATTGTTAATCATATTTATTATATATGCTACATTCTCTGAATTTTATATTGAACGTTATGCACCCGGATCGGGAATAAAATCGCTTTTTGACAGTTTCTGGTTTGTAATGCAAACTATTACCACTGTTGGTTATGGAGACACACCAGTAATAACTTTTTGGGGGCGCATTAATGCAGTGTTGATAATGATAGTGGGAATAGGATTGCTTGGTTTTTTCACTGCCAGTTTTGCGTCTATAATGATTGAAGCGGATCTATCAAAAAAATATGGGGAGAAAAAGATAAAGATGAAAGAACATATTATTGTATGCAACTGGAATGCTATTGCAGAAGAGCTTGTAAAAGAGCTTGTAATTGAAAATGAAGAGCCAGTAGTTATTCTCGCAAACTTGGAAAAGAGCCCGATTGAAGGTGTGGAATTCGTAAAAGGTTCTTGTTTGAAAATCGCAGATTTAGAAAAGGCAGGTATTAAAAATGC
Protein-coding regions in this window:
- a CDS encoding ion channel, which produces MIPIFIIFSKLRKILKKNFFRVTALLIIFIIYATFSEFYIERYAPGSGIKSLFDSFWFVMQTITTVGYGDTPVITFWGRINAVLIMIVGIGLLGFFTASFASIMIEADLSKKYGEKKIKMKEHIIVCNWNAIAEELVKELVIENEEPVVILANLEKSPIEGVEFVKGSCLKIADLEKAGIKNAKSAVVLAETIIDGNMASAIDARSLLGVMNIKKSNSNCHAVVELLTAESVEPASTAGADEYIVRGEISAKLLSRSILDPGTGEVFEKILTARSGQEVLEDFLPSFLHGKRYEEAVQYLLKKHAIAIALRGNKGLRINPDFNEIIDHDSIIYIASEHVKF